In Trifolium pratense cultivar HEN17-A07 linkage group LG7, ARS_RC_1.1, whole genome shotgun sequence, a genomic segment contains:
- the LOC123895260 gene encoding MMS19 nucleotide excision repair protein homolog isoform X2 yields MAETTQLTRHIESYVDSSSTPTHQVASLDAIGVLIKTNALTLEALVRELDMYLTSTDAVIRSRGILLLAEVLTRIQSKPLNGETIHSLVGFFKEKMVDWKAVRGAILGCLALIRRKSGVGMVTGSDAKAIARSFLQNLQVQSLGQYDRKICFELLDYLLEHYADTVASLEEDLIFGTCEAIDTEKDPECLMVAFHIVDSLARLYPDPSGPLASFARDLFDILAPYFPIHFTHPTSGDTHVQRDDLSRTLMSAFSSTPLFEPFAIPLLLEKLSSSLQSAKIDSLKYLRVCSSKYGAERIAKYAGAIWSALKDTLYTYLGEPAFSSTLASIDGIDFPKDEIVIEALSLLQQLVVQNSGQLVTLIIDDEDVNFIINTIASYEMYDTISVQEKKKLHAIGRILYITAKTSIPSCNALFQSLFLRMMDNLGFSVSNVDGLQSGGIFDSQRVKFGFLYICIELLAGCRELVILSEEKQGTYCTILHSFSNVLFNAFGSVLAVSADRCPFDPDIYIGVKGLQILAMFHLDVFPIPKSTFENILKKFMSIIIDDFNKTVLWNATLKALFHIGSFVQNISESEKAMSYRSFVVDKTMELLSLHDIALPFSLKVEALSDIGMTGMKNMLTILQGLEGTIFANLSEACRNLTSSEIAVQLLECYSCKLLPWINENGGAEEFVVQFAVEIWSQAGNSMDSNAPSEEKGLLDAMMKAMKVSVGCCSVESQNVIIQKAYSMLSTHTSFQLNDVERLPLTFGKYDISPRDEGILLLFTSVIIALRPKTHIPNIRGLLHLFILTLLRGVVPVAQALGSMFNKLISKSSVVEKSGELTLEEALDVIFNTKIVFSCNNMLQRCNRSSNGSEMALTDLCLSITNDRSLQTNAICGLSWIGKGLLLRGHEKIKDITMIFIECLISDTKISLPLIEGSHENNEEQKWDPLARKCAAEAFHVLMSDAEVCLNKKFHATIRPLYKQRFFSSMIPIFQQLISRSDSSLSRCLLLRAFAHVMSDTPLIVILNEAKKLIPILLDCLSMLTKDIQDKDILYGLLLVLSGMLTEKNGQEAVIENAHIIINCLIKLVDYPHKTLVRETAIQCLVALSELPHARIYPLRTQVLRALPKCLDDTKRSVRHEAVKCRQAWASIASSRSIRF; encoded by the exons ATGGCGGAAACCACTCAATTGACTCGTCACATTGAATCATACGTTGACTCATCTTCCACTCCAACTCACCAG GTTGCAAGCTTGGACGCAATTGGAGTGTTGATAAAGACCAATGCTTTAACTCTAGAAGCACTT GTTAGAGAGTTGGATATGTATTTGACTTCGACAGATGCAGTTATTCGATCAAGAG GAATTCTTCTTCTGGCAGAGGTGCTTACTCGTATTCAATCAAAACCTCTGAACGGTGAAACTATACATAGCTTGGTTGGGTTCTTTAAGGAAAAAATG GTAGATTGGAAAGCAGTACGAGGTGCAATTCTGGGTTGCTTGGCACTGATAAGGAGGAAAAGTGGTGTGGGTATGGTAACGGGTAGTGATGCCAAAGCCATTGCTCGATCTTTTTTACAAAACTTGCAAGTTCAATCTTTAGGACAGTATGACAGGAAG ATATGCTTTGAACTGCTTGATTACCTGCTAGAACATTATGCCGATACAGTTGCTTCATTG GAGGAGGATCTTATTTTTGGAACTTGTGAAGCCATAGACACAGAAAAGGATCCAGAATGTTTAATGGTTGCGTTTCATATTGTTGATTCTTTGGCACGACTATATCCTGATCCATCTGGTCCACTTGCAAGCTTTGCTAGAGatctttttgatattttagcaccttattttcctattCACTTTACACAT CCAACCAGCGGGGACACTCATGTGCAAAGAGATGACCTGTCAAGGACTCTGATG TCTGCATTCTCTTCTACACCTCTTTTTGAGCCATTTGCAATTCCTCTGCTTCTTGAGAAACTTTCTTCTTCACTACAGTCAGCAAAG ATTGATTCCTTAAAATATCTTCGAGTGTGCTCCTCCAAATATGGTGCAGAGAGAATCGCAAAATATGCTGGGGCTATTTGGTCTGCATTGAAAGACACCTTATATACTTATTTAGGGGAGCCAGCTTTTTCTTCTACCCTAGCATCCATAGATGGTATTGACTTTCCAAAGGATGAAATTGTAATTGAAGCTCTGTCCCTACTTCAACAGCTTGTGGTGCAAAATAGCGGTCAATTAGTTACCTTGATAATTGATGATGAGGATGTGAACTTTATAATCAACACCATTGCCTCTTATGAGATGTACGACACGATTTCTGTGcaagaaaagaagaaactaCATGCTATTGGTCGCATTCTCTATATTACTGCCAAGACGTCCATTCCTTCCTGCAATGCTTTGTTTCAAAGTCTTTTCTTAAGAATGATGGATAATTTGGGATTTTCTGTTAGTAACGTTGATGGCTTGCAAAGTGGTGGTATTTTTGACTCACAACGTGTTAAGTTCGGATTCCTTTATATCTGCATAGAACTACTCGCAGGATGCAGGGAATTAGTTATTTTATCTGAGGAAAAGCAGGGGACATATTGCACCATACTTCATAGTTTCTCAAATGTGTTATTTAATGCCTTTGGTTCAGTCTTAGCTGTAAGTGCTGACAGGTGCCCCTTTGATCCTGATATATACATTGGAG TGAAGGGCTTGCAGATTCTGGCAATGTTTCATTTAGATGTTTTTCCAATACCAAAATCAACATTTGAgaatattttgaagaaattcatGTCAATTATAATAGACGATTTCAACAAAACAGTACTATGGAATGCCACATTGAAAGCATTATTTCATATTGGCTCGTTTGTTCAAAACATCAGCGAGTCTGAGAAAGCTATGAGCTACAGGAGTTTTGTTGTAGACAAAACTATGGAACTGCTTTCTCTCCATGATATTGCTCTGCCATTTTCACTCAAAGTAGAAGCATTATCTGATATAGGCATGACTGGCATGAAAAATATGCTAACAATTCTTCAAGGGCTGGAAGGAACCATATTTGCCAATCTATCAGAG GCCTGTAGAAATTTGACGTCTTCTGAAATTGCTGTTCAGCTTTTGGAGTGCTATTCTTGCAAGCTACTTCCATG GATCAATGAAAATGGAGGTGCAGAGGAGTTTGTAGTGCAATTTGCTGTGGAGATTTGGAGCCAAGCAGGAAATTCCATGGATTCTAATGCTCCATCTGAGGAAAAG GGTCTTCTTGATGCAATGATGAAAGCGATGAAAGTTTCTGTCGGGTGTTGCTCTGTAGAGAGTCAAAATGTTATAATTCAAAAAGCTTACAGTATGTTATCGACACATACCAGCTTTCAGCTTAATGATGTAGAAAGATTGCCATTAACTTTTGGAAAATATGATATTTCCCCTAGGGATGAAGGGATACTTCTATTATTTACATCAGTAATTATTGCACTTCGCCCCAAAACACACATTCCAAATATCAGAGGACTTCTGCATCTTTTTATACTTACCCTCCTTAGGGGCGTTGTTCCAGTTGCACAGGCTTTGGGTTCTATGTTCAACAAACTCATTTCAAAATCCAGTGTTGTAGAGAAGTCTGGCGAACTTACCTTGGAAGAAGCTCTTGATGTTATATTCAACACAAAAATAGTGTTTTCTTGTAATAATATGTTGCAGAGATGTAATAGATCAAGTAATGGAAGTGAAATGGCTCTTACTGATTTATGCCTCAGCATCACAAATGATAGATCGCTTCAAACCAATGCCATTTGTGGGCTCTCATGGATTGGAAAAGGTTTGCTGTTGCGTGGTCATGAAAAGATTAAAGACATCACTATGATATTTATTGAGTGCTTAATATCAGACACAAAGATTTCATTGCCTTTGATTGAAGGTTCACATGAAAATAATGAAGAGCAGAAATGGGATCCTTTGGCAAGGAAATGTGCTGCGGAAGCTTTTCACGTTCTTATGAGTGATGCTGAAGTTtgtttgaacaaaaaatttcatgCCACAATACGGCCTCTATATAAGCAGAGGTTTTTCTCTTCTATGATTCCCATCTTTCAGCAGTTGATCTCAAGATCTGATTCATCACTGTCCAG ATGTTTACTGTTACGAGCTTTTGCACATGTCATGTCTGACACTCCACTGATTGTTATACTGAATGAAGCTAAAAAG CTCATACCAATTCTTCTGGATTGCTTGTCTATGTTAACAAAAGATATCCAAGATAAAGATATCTTGTATGGTCTGTTGCTAGTTTTATCTGGGATGTTGACAGAGAAAAATG GACAAGAAGCTGTCATTGAGAATGCACATATTATCATCAATTGTCTAATTAAGCTCGTGGACTACCCTCATAAGACG CTTGTTCGGGAGACGGCTATTCAATGTCTTGTTGCATTGTCTGAGCTTCCCCATGCGCGTATTTACCCATTGAGAACACAG GTTCTACGAGCACTACCAAAGTGTCTTGATGATACAAAGAGATCTGTTCGCCATGAAGCTGTCAAATGTCGGCAAGCATG GGCATCAATTGCATCATCCAGGAGTATTCGTTTCTGA
- the LOC123899123 gene encoding clavaminate synthase-like protein At3g21360 — MSTENAFIEIQIPEQKLLPNGLRFPAVVSPSSSSHTLPLNATHTIKTQKPYLQSLLNQSGAIILKNLPLRTASHFNDVVEAFGYDELPYVGGAAPRTKVIGRVFTANESPPDQKIPFHHEMAQVPQFPSKLFFFCEVEPASGGETPIVLSHVVYDRMKERYPEFVEKLEKDGLLYVRVLGEDDNPNSPIGRGWKSTFLTDDKKVAQQRAGELGMTLEWLEDGVKTVMGPIPAVKYDEVRKRKIWFNSMVAAYTGWKDERNDPVKAVTFGDGSPLPADVVYDCLNILEEESVAIPWHKGDVMLLDNWAVLHSRRPFDPPRRVLASLVK; from the exons ATGTCAACCGAAAACGCATTCATAGAAATCCAAATCCCCGAACAGAAACTTCTCCCAAACGGACTTCGTTTCCCTGCAGTAGTatctccttcttcttcttctcatacACTCCCTCTAAACGCAACACACACAATCAAAACCCAAAAACCCTATCTCCAATCCCTCCTTAACCAATCCGGCGCAATCATCCTCAAAAACCTCCCACTCCGAACCGCATCTCACTTCAACGACGTCGTCGAAGCTTTCGGTTACGACGAACTTCCTTACGTCGGCGGTGCAGCACCGCGGACTAAAGTCATCGGACGTGTTTTCACCGCCAACGAATCTCCGCCGGATCAGAAAATCCCTTTTCATCATGAAATGGCTCAGGTCCCTCAATTTCCTTCTAAATTGTTCTTTTTCTGTGAAGTTGAGCCTGCTAGTGGTGGTGAAACTCCGATTGTTCTTAGTCATGTTGTTTATGATAGGATGAAGGAACGGTATCCTGAGTTTGTTGAGAAGCTTGAGAAGGATGGTTTGTTGTATGTTAGGGTTTTGGGTGAAGATGATAATCCTAATTCTCCGATTGGTAGAGGATGGAAATCAACGTTCTTGACTGATGATAAGAAAGTTGCTCAACAAAG GGCTGGTGAACTTGGTATGACATTGGAGTGGTTGGAAGATGGAGTGAAAACAGTAATGGGACCAATTCCTGCAGTGAAGTATGATGAGGTAAGAAAGCGCAAGATTTGGTTCAATAGCATGGTGGCCGCTTATACTGGTTGGAAAGATGAAAGAAATGATCCTGTTAAGGCTGTGACATTTGGGGATGGTAGCCCTTTACCTGCTGATGTAGTGTATGATTGTCTTAATATACTTGAGGAGGAATCTGTTGCAATTCCTTGGCATAAAGGGGATGTTATGTTGCTTGATAATTGGGCTGTTCTTCATTCTCGAAGACCCTTTGATCCTCCTCGAAGGGTGTTGGCTTCCCTTGTCAAGTAA
- the LOC123895260 gene encoding MMS19 nucleotide excision repair protein homolog isoform X1, whose protein sequence is MAETTQLTRHIESYVDSSSTPTHQVASLDAIGVLIKTNALTLEALVRELDMYLTSTDAVIRSRGILLLAEVLTRIQSKPLNGETIHSLVGFFKEKMVDWKAVRGAILGCLALIRRKSGVGMVTGSDAKAIARSFLQNLQVQSLGQYDRKICFELLDYLLEHYADTVASLEEDLIFGTCEAIDTEKDPECLMVAFHIVDSLARLYPDPSGPLASFARDLFDILAPYFPIHFTHPTSGDTHVQRDDLSRTLMSAFSSTPLFEPFAIPLLLEKLSSSLQSAKIDSLKYLRVCSSKYGAERIAKYAGAIWSALKDTLYTYLGEPAFSSTLASIDGIDFPKDEIVIEALSLLQQLVVQNSGQLVTLIIDDEDVNFIINTIASYEMYDTISVQEKKKLHAIGRILYITAKTSIPSCNALFQSLFLRMMDNLGFSVSNVDGLQSGGIFDSQRVKFGFLYICIELLAGCRELVILSEEKQGTYCTILHSFSNVLFNAFGSVLAVSADRCPFDPDIYIGVKGLQILAMFHLDVFPIPKSTFENILKKFMSIIIDDFNKTVLWNATLKALFHIGSFVQNISESEKAMSYRSFVVDKTMELLSLHDIALPFSLKVEALSDIGMTGMKNMLTILQGLEGTIFANLSEVYACRNLTSSEIAVQLLECYSCKLLPWINENGGAEEFVVQFAVEIWSQAGNSMDSNAPSEEKGLLDAMMKAMKVSVGCCSVESQNVIIQKAYSMLSTHTSFQLNDVERLPLTFGKYDISPRDEGILLLFTSVIIALRPKTHIPNIRGLLHLFILTLLRGVVPVAQALGSMFNKLISKSSVVEKSGELTLEEALDVIFNTKIVFSCNNMLQRCNRSSNGSEMALTDLCLSITNDRSLQTNAICGLSWIGKGLLLRGHEKIKDITMIFIECLISDTKISLPLIEGSHENNEEQKWDPLARKCAAEAFHVLMSDAEVCLNKKFHATIRPLYKQRFFSSMIPIFQQLISRSDSSLSRCLLLRAFAHVMSDTPLIVILNEAKKLIPILLDCLSMLTKDIQDKDILYGLLLVLSGMLTEKNGQEAVIENAHIIINCLIKLVDYPHKTLVRETAIQCLVALSELPHARIYPLRTQVLRALPKCLDDTKRSVRHEAVKCRQAWASIASSRSIRF, encoded by the exons ATGGCGGAAACCACTCAATTGACTCGTCACATTGAATCATACGTTGACTCATCTTCCACTCCAACTCACCAG GTTGCAAGCTTGGACGCAATTGGAGTGTTGATAAAGACCAATGCTTTAACTCTAGAAGCACTT GTTAGAGAGTTGGATATGTATTTGACTTCGACAGATGCAGTTATTCGATCAAGAG GAATTCTTCTTCTGGCAGAGGTGCTTACTCGTATTCAATCAAAACCTCTGAACGGTGAAACTATACATAGCTTGGTTGGGTTCTTTAAGGAAAAAATG GTAGATTGGAAAGCAGTACGAGGTGCAATTCTGGGTTGCTTGGCACTGATAAGGAGGAAAAGTGGTGTGGGTATGGTAACGGGTAGTGATGCCAAAGCCATTGCTCGATCTTTTTTACAAAACTTGCAAGTTCAATCTTTAGGACAGTATGACAGGAAG ATATGCTTTGAACTGCTTGATTACCTGCTAGAACATTATGCCGATACAGTTGCTTCATTG GAGGAGGATCTTATTTTTGGAACTTGTGAAGCCATAGACACAGAAAAGGATCCAGAATGTTTAATGGTTGCGTTTCATATTGTTGATTCTTTGGCACGACTATATCCTGATCCATCTGGTCCACTTGCAAGCTTTGCTAGAGatctttttgatattttagcaccttattttcctattCACTTTACACAT CCAACCAGCGGGGACACTCATGTGCAAAGAGATGACCTGTCAAGGACTCTGATG TCTGCATTCTCTTCTACACCTCTTTTTGAGCCATTTGCAATTCCTCTGCTTCTTGAGAAACTTTCTTCTTCACTACAGTCAGCAAAG ATTGATTCCTTAAAATATCTTCGAGTGTGCTCCTCCAAATATGGTGCAGAGAGAATCGCAAAATATGCTGGGGCTATTTGGTCTGCATTGAAAGACACCTTATATACTTATTTAGGGGAGCCAGCTTTTTCTTCTACCCTAGCATCCATAGATGGTATTGACTTTCCAAAGGATGAAATTGTAATTGAAGCTCTGTCCCTACTTCAACAGCTTGTGGTGCAAAATAGCGGTCAATTAGTTACCTTGATAATTGATGATGAGGATGTGAACTTTATAATCAACACCATTGCCTCTTATGAGATGTACGACACGATTTCTGTGcaagaaaagaagaaactaCATGCTATTGGTCGCATTCTCTATATTACTGCCAAGACGTCCATTCCTTCCTGCAATGCTTTGTTTCAAAGTCTTTTCTTAAGAATGATGGATAATTTGGGATTTTCTGTTAGTAACGTTGATGGCTTGCAAAGTGGTGGTATTTTTGACTCACAACGTGTTAAGTTCGGATTCCTTTATATCTGCATAGAACTACTCGCAGGATGCAGGGAATTAGTTATTTTATCTGAGGAAAAGCAGGGGACATATTGCACCATACTTCATAGTTTCTCAAATGTGTTATTTAATGCCTTTGGTTCAGTCTTAGCTGTAAGTGCTGACAGGTGCCCCTTTGATCCTGATATATACATTGGAG TGAAGGGCTTGCAGATTCTGGCAATGTTTCATTTAGATGTTTTTCCAATACCAAAATCAACATTTGAgaatattttgaagaaattcatGTCAATTATAATAGACGATTTCAACAAAACAGTACTATGGAATGCCACATTGAAAGCATTATTTCATATTGGCTCGTTTGTTCAAAACATCAGCGAGTCTGAGAAAGCTATGAGCTACAGGAGTTTTGTTGTAGACAAAACTATGGAACTGCTTTCTCTCCATGATATTGCTCTGCCATTTTCACTCAAAGTAGAAGCATTATCTGATATAGGCATGACTGGCATGAAAAATATGCTAACAATTCTTCAAGGGCTGGAAGGAACCATATTTGCCAATCTATCAGAGGtctat GCCTGTAGAAATTTGACGTCTTCTGAAATTGCTGTTCAGCTTTTGGAGTGCTATTCTTGCAAGCTACTTCCATG GATCAATGAAAATGGAGGTGCAGAGGAGTTTGTAGTGCAATTTGCTGTGGAGATTTGGAGCCAAGCAGGAAATTCCATGGATTCTAATGCTCCATCTGAGGAAAAG GGTCTTCTTGATGCAATGATGAAAGCGATGAAAGTTTCTGTCGGGTGTTGCTCTGTAGAGAGTCAAAATGTTATAATTCAAAAAGCTTACAGTATGTTATCGACACATACCAGCTTTCAGCTTAATGATGTAGAAAGATTGCCATTAACTTTTGGAAAATATGATATTTCCCCTAGGGATGAAGGGATACTTCTATTATTTACATCAGTAATTATTGCACTTCGCCCCAAAACACACATTCCAAATATCAGAGGACTTCTGCATCTTTTTATACTTACCCTCCTTAGGGGCGTTGTTCCAGTTGCACAGGCTTTGGGTTCTATGTTCAACAAACTCATTTCAAAATCCAGTGTTGTAGAGAAGTCTGGCGAACTTACCTTGGAAGAAGCTCTTGATGTTATATTCAACACAAAAATAGTGTTTTCTTGTAATAATATGTTGCAGAGATGTAATAGATCAAGTAATGGAAGTGAAATGGCTCTTACTGATTTATGCCTCAGCATCACAAATGATAGATCGCTTCAAACCAATGCCATTTGTGGGCTCTCATGGATTGGAAAAGGTTTGCTGTTGCGTGGTCATGAAAAGATTAAAGACATCACTATGATATTTATTGAGTGCTTAATATCAGACACAAAGATTTCATTGCCTTTGATTGAAGGTTCACATGAAAATAATGAAGAGCAGAAATGGGATCCTTTGGCAAGGAAATGTGCTGCGGAAGCTTTTCACGTTCTTATGAGTGATGCTGAAGTTtgtttgaacaaaaaatttcatgCCACAATACGGCCTCTATATAAGCAGAGGTTTTTCTCTTCTATGATTCCCATCTTTCAGCAGTTGATCTCAAGATCTGATTCATCACTGTCCAG ATGTTTACTGTTACGAGCTTTTGCACATGTCATGTCTGACACTCCACTGATTGTTATACTGAATGAAGCTAAAAAG CTCATACCAATTCTTCTGGATTGCTTGTCTATGTTAACAAAAGATATCCAAGATAAAGATATCTTGTATGGTCTGTTGCTAGTTTTATCTGGGATGTTGACAGAGAAAAATG GACAAGAAGCTGTCATTGAGAATGCACATATTATCATCAATTGTCTAATTAAGCTCGTGGACTACCCTCATAAGACG CTTGTTCGGGAGACGGCTATTCAATGTCTTGTTGCATTGTCTGAGCTTCCCCATGCGCGTATTTACCCATTGAGAACACAG GTTCTACGAGCACTACCAAAGTGTCTTGATGATACAAAGAGATCTGTTCGCCATGAAGCTGTCAAATGTCGGCAAGCATG GGCATCAATTGCATCATCCAGGAGTATTCGTTTCTGA